The Bacillus carboniphilus genome contains a region encoding:
- a CDS encoding lipoate--protein ligase family protein, with protein sequence MNIELLKQPKWRLIDHSSIGLTFDPKHSFAYDDTLCAVVGKGTNAPVVRTWVHEKTIVLGIQDTRTPHLSEGVNYLRKAGYNVIVRNSGGLAVVLDKEILNISLIFPEESMDINRGYDAMFALMKLMFADDDIEINAFEVEGSYCPGSYDLSIHSKKFAGISQRRLRGGVAVQIYLCVSGSGKERAEHIKRFYELAINNQPTSFKYPNIVPGTMASLSELIGVPLSINDLMYKLLVTLKGLGAVIVPESFNPEELSLYEKNVDRMNKRNDKVFY encoded by the coding sequence ATGAACATAGAGCTATTAAAACAGCCGAAGTGGCGATTGATTGATCATTCGAGTATAGGTTTAACCTTTGATCCTAAGCATTCTTTTGCATATGACGATACATTATGTGCAGTAGTAGGAAAAGGAACAAATGCCCCAGTTGTAAGAACATGGGTTCATGAAAAAACCATAGTCTTAGGAATACAAGACACTCGTACTCCTCATTTATCAGAAGGAGTTAACTATTTACGTAAAGCTGGCTACAATGTGATTGTTAGAAACTCAGGTGGCTTAGCTGTTGTTTTAGATAAAGAAATTCTCAATATATCATTGATTTTTCCTGAAGAATCTATGGACATTAATCGGGGATATGATGCGATGTTTGCGCTAATGAAGTTAATGTTTGCTGATGATGACATAGAAATAAATGCTTTCGAAGTAGAAGGATCTTATTGTCCAGGAAGCTATGACTTAAGCATTCATTCAAAAAAATTTGCTGGGATTTCACAAAGACGTTTAAGAGGGGGGGTTGCTGTTCAAATATATTTATGTGTATCTGGTAGTGGAAAAGAACGTGCGGAGCATATTAAACGCTTTTATGAACTAGCTATTAATAATCAGCCAACGTCCTTTAAGTATCCAAATATCGTACCAGGCACAATGGCATCTTTATCTGAATTAATAGGCGTTCCACTATCAATCAATGATCTTATGTATAAATTGCTTGTTACATTAAAAGGCTTAGGAGCTGTCATCGTTCCAGAATCGTTTAATCCGGAAGAACTATCGCTATATGAAAAAAATGTAGATCGAATGAATAAACGGAATGACAAAGTATTCTATTAA